A genomic region of Metopolophium dirhodum isolate CAU chromosome 1, ASM1992520v1, whole genome shotgun sequence contains the following coding sequences:
- the LOC132937425 gene encoding G2/M phase-specific E3 ubiquitin-protein ligase-like produces the protein MAPVSRTRNASKPTVCQPIRKNVMVELNLMHNKACMLCGHKEISEKLYGLLYQLDDVIIHHYCILLSSRSLQNGADNEGIYGFLLKDIRAELSRASKQNCFYCKKKGASISCCRGKCRKVFHLPCGMKNGSIHQYFQSFKSFCQKHCVTQTVNLSALKKSTAQCAICKDAVVPSPIPTSIWAPCCKGDAWFHRECVKDLALNTGYYFKCPLCNDVEKFKSRMLTLGIYIPSRDPSWETVPNAFAELSERQRKCNIETCLCPHNEEYQLPSGPWEILLCNSCGSNGTHRLCSFLEAEQEWCCAVCKRVTDKDAAKKKIKLESLDNCSGSSSMSEGQVSTHDGEVS, from the exons ATGGCGCCAGTTTCTAGAACAC gtaATGCATCGAAGCCAACGGTTTGTCAACCCATACGCAAAAATGTGATGGTAGAGCTGAATTTAATGCATAACAAAGCATGTATGTTGTGTGGACATAAAGAAATAAGTGAAAAATTATATGgattattataccaattagATGATGttattattcatcattattgtatt cTATTATCATCAAGATCCCTTCAAAATGGTGCAGACAATGAAGGCatttatggatttttattaaaagatattagAGCTGAACTTTCTCGAGCATCTAAGCAA AATTGCttttattgcaaaaaaaaaggCGCTTCCATATCATGCTGTCGAGGAAAATGTCGAAAAGTGTTTCATCTACCTTGTGGCATGAAAAACGGATCAATACATCAATACTTTCAGTCATTTAA ATCGTTTTGCCAAAAGCATTGTGTTACGCAAACTGTTAATTTATCTGCGTTAAAAAAGTCTACTGCTCAATGTGCTATTTGTAAAGATGCTGTTGTACCGTCCCCTATACCAACTTCTATTTGGGCACCGTGTTGCAAAGGTGATGCTTGGTTTCACCGAGAATGTGTTAAAGATTTGGCCTTAAATACAGGCTACTATTTTAAATGCCCATTATGCAACGatgttgaaaaattcaaatccaGAATGCTAACGCTTGGAATATACATACCATCAAG GGACCCCTCTTGGGAAACTGTACCCAATGCTTTTGCCGAGCTCTCGGAAAGGCAAAGAAAATGCAATATAGAAACATGTCTATGTCCACATAACGAAGAGTATCAACTCCCAtc cGGACCATGGGAAATTCTTTTGTGCAATTCATGTGGATCAAATGGAACACATAGGTTGTGCAGTTTTCTTGAAGCTGAACAAGAGTGGTGCTGTGCAGTTTGCAAAAGAGTTACag ATAAGGATGCAGCaaagaagaaaattaaattagaatcGCTTGATAATTGTAGTGGAAGTTCGAGTATGTCTGAAGGGCAAGTCTCGACTCACGACGGAGAAGTATCTTAA